A window from Henckelia pumila isolate YLH828 unplaced genomic scaffold, ASM3356847v2 CTG_466, whole genome shotgun sequence encodes these proteins:
- the LOC140872671 gene encoding 2-carboxy-1,4-naphthoquinone phytyltransferase, chloroplastic-like encodes MAASTIFLNVNINGCGINQDHLLLRPKRNFSVSSAAPPQALHMPRLPQRIDSNKIMFAGDVLKSSTKIVNNSRLVLKCRAVAELNNAPVHEEIKLVEKEELSRATLLWRAAKIPLYSVALVPATVASALAFWQTGQAALGRYFMILASFVIVNIWIKLSNDVYDFDTGADKNKKESVVNIFGSRNAINYAAWTILAIGFSGFTGLAVAAKSVRAFILVAASVFCFYIYQCPPYRVAYDGLGEPTLFTGFGPLATIGFYLLHSSARGELPISNTVVWSSILVGYTTTLILFCSHFHQIEDDKAVGKMSPLVRLGTKKASKVLQYGVVGLYALLFGLGYTNTIPLASVIFGCVTIPIANLLLSFVQKNYENKVKLFKTKYFCVGLHTLFGLAVSAGLVLARILATQPPIPVVVL; translated from the exons ATGGCAGCAAGCACAATATTCTTGAACGTGAACATTAATGGCTGTGGCATCAACCAAGATCACTTGCTGCTTCGTCCCAAAAG GAATTTTTCGGTGTCATCTGCTGCTCCTCCACAAGCTCTGCATATGCCGAGATTGCCCCAGAGAATTGACTCAAACAAGATTATGTTTGCAGGGGATGTGTTGAAATCTAGCACGAAGATCGTAAACAATAGCAGATTGGTGCTCAAGTGCAGAGCAGTAGCAGAGTTGAATAATGCTCCTGTTCATGAAGAGATTAAATTAGTAGAGAAGGAAGAATTATCGAGAGCTACTTTATTATGGAGAGCCGCCAAAATACCTTTGTATTCTGTTGCTCTCGTTCCCGCAACC gtGGCCTCGGCATTAGCTTTTTGGCAAACGGGACAGGCTGCTTTGGGGCGTTATTTCATGATCTTGGCCTCTTTTGTCATTGTCAATATTTGGATCAAACTGAG CAACGACGTTTACGATTTCGACACCGGAGCAgataagaacaagaaagaatcGGTTGTCAATATCTTTGGCAG CCGAAATGCCATAAACTACGCTGCTTGGACAATACTTGCCATCGGGTTTTCGGGCTTTACTGGGCTAGCAGTGGCTGCAAAAAGTGTTCGGGCTTTTATTTTGGTAGCTGCTTCGGTGTTTTGCTTTTATATTTACCAG TGTCCACCCTATCGTGTAGCTTACGACGGATTGGGAGAGCCCACGCTGTTCACAGGCTTCGGCCCGCTCGCGACCATCGGTTTTTATCTGCTTCATAGCTCGGCTAG GGGTGAGCTACCAATTAGCAACACAGTTGTTTGGTCATCAATTCTGGTTGGTTACACCACAACCTTAATCCTCTTCTGCAGTCATTTTCATCAG ATAGAGGATGACAAGGCTGTTGGAAAAATGTCTCCTTTGGTGAGGCTGGGCACTAAAAAAGCTTCCAAAGTATTGCAATATGGTGTTGTGGGGCTTTATGCACTCTTATTTGGTTTGGGATATACCAACACTATTCCTTTGGCTAGTGTG ATTTTTGGTTGTGTCACAATTCCAATAGCAAATCTTCTACTCAGCTTTGTCCAAAAGAACTACGAG AATAAGGTGAAGCTGTTCAAGACCAAATACTTCTGCGTGGGGCTGCACACTTTGTTTGGTTTGGCTGTGTCAGCTGGGCTGGTGCTTGCAAGGATATTGGCCACACAACCGCCCATTCCTGTTGTAGTACTTTAA